GCCTGCTCATTTAAAACCACTTTGCTTTCGCCTGCAATATCTGCATTAGGCAAGGGTGCATATTTCCATTTAAGGCCGAGGGTTGTAAGATAGTGCCTGTCTACCGACAAGGCGGAAAGCGCTATACTTTGATCTTTGGTTTTGCCCTCCATAAAATACATGTCGTAGCCGCCAAACATGGCATAGTGCGATGTAGCCACATCAGTTACCCCTGCCAGCGCGTTAACATCCTTATTAAAGGCGGTATAGTTGTTGCCAAAGCTTTTACCAATAGGTATCATCACTACGTTCTCTCGGTTCATGCCGGTATCTACATGGCGCATATAGTATAACTGGCGGTCAATTACAATACCGCAGATGATAAGCCCTACCGCAATGGCAAATTGCAAGGTGGTAAACACCCTGCGTACGGCAGTACCGCCTGTTTGCCTGCTCATTTTACCCTTTAGCGTGATTACCAGTTTAAACGACGACAATATAACCGATGGATAAATACCTGCAATTAAGGCTGTTAATAACAGTAAAGCAAATAATAAGGTTAATACCAGCGGACTGTATAAAAACGAATTATCTATCTTAAGATCGAGCAGGTTTAAAAACCAGGGCTTAAACATATAGCAAAGCAAGTAACCCAAAACAAACGCCAGGCAACTGTACAAGCCCGACTCGACATAAAACTGTGCAGCGATGCTTTTACGGCTGGCACCCGATACTTTACGCACCCCTACCTCTTTAGCGCGTAGTGTAGCCCTTGCGGTTGTTAAACTCATGTAGTTAACCAGCGCCAGCAATAATATCAGCACGGCAACCAACGGGAATATTTTTAGGTATTTAATGTTAGAGGAATCGCCAAAGTTGTTGTGCAGATGTAAGTCGGTTATAGACGATAATTTGAAGTGGGTCTCGTAACCATGTTCGGCTTTTTCTTTTTTGCTGACCATAGCCTGCAAGCCGTGAACTAACCTTGCGGTATCTGCATTGTTTTTTGTTAACAGGTACAAGCTGAACGAACCCGGGCCAAGTTCCTGCTGGCCTGTGTATAATTTGGCCTCTTTAGTAGCCATTAAACTGCTTACCGATGCTATAAAACTATACTCGATAGATGAATTTGAAGGGTTATTTTCGGCCACCCCGGTTACCTGGTAGTTATAGGCGCTATCGGTACGTAGGGTAATAGTTTTACCTATAGGGTCGCTGTCGCCAAAGTACTTTTTGGCCATATCCTGGGATATAACAACCGAAAAAGGACTTGCCAGCGCGGTTTGCCTATCGCCAGAGAGCAGTTTAAACGAGAAAAAGTTGAAAAAGCCCGGGTCGGCAAATAATAAATTCTTTTCTATAAACTTAGCATTAGGGCTTAGCGGGTTATTTACACTTACCGGTTTAAAATAGCTAAGCGTGCGCATATAATCCTGCACGGCAGGCTGTGCCTCTTTAACTAAGGGCCCTGCAGCAAGGCTCATGTAATCCATATTCATGGTCTTGCCGCCCATTTTTATGCTGGCCTGTAGTTTATACATACGCTTAGCATTGGCATGGAACCGGTCGTACGTCATCTCGTGGGTAACGTACAACATTATCATTATACAAACCGCCAGGCCAACTGCCAGCCCTGTAATATTGATGGCACTATAAAGCTTTTGCTTTTGCAGGTTGCGCAGCGCTATTTTAAGATAATTTTTAAACATGCCCTTTATTGTTTGTCCATAGACCATTGTCGATAGTCCATAGTATTTATAAATCACCATCGACTATGGTCTATAGACGATGGACTAAATTACTCACTCCGTAAACTCTTCACTGGGTTCGCCAATGCCGCCTTAACAGATTGTATGCTGATAGTAGCCAGCGCTATAAAAGTGGCGCCACCTCCTGCTATCAGGAAAACCATCCAGCCGATGTTTATTTTGTAGGCGTAATCCTGCAGCCAGCCACTCATGGCATACCAGGCAACGGGCACAGCTATTATAATGGCAAGTACTATCAGTATCATAAATTCAGTAGCCAGCAAGCCGATGATCTTGGCAACACTTGCGCCAAGCACTTTGCGTATACCTATCTCGCGCGTTTTAACTTGTGCCGAATAAGTGGCAAGGCCAAATAAGCCTAAGCAGGATATGATGATAGCGATAGCCGAAAACATGTTGAATAAAGTGCCCTGGCGCTGGTCATCAGTATAAAGCTTATTATAGCTTTCATCTAAAAAAGTGTAGGTAAAAGGCACATCGTTATTGTATTGTTTCCAAACAGTTTGCGCGGCAGCTATAGCCTGTTGCGCACCCTGCCCGGTAGTTTTAATATATAATTTCCAGCATCTGTCGGGGTTGTACTGAAACACTATTGGTTCTATTTTTTTATGGATGGTAGTAAAGTGAAAATCTTTCACAACACCAATAATAGTTCCGTTGATGGTTTGTACGCGCAGCCTTTTACCTATCGGGTCTTTTAAACCCATTTCATGCACTGCCGTTTCGTTAATAATAAAGTGGGCCGAATCGGCAACAGCGCCGGTAAAGTTCGCCCCGCTTACTAACTTCATTTTAAAGAAGCCAAGCATATCCTTATCCCCATATACCTGGTTAAACCACATATTTGAATTTGCCGGCTTGCCATCCCAATCATTATCACCGGTAGAGCTGCCGCCTGTGATTATATCGCGACTGATGCGTGTAACCGCTGTTATTGCCGGTGATTTTACAAGCTCGGCTTTTGCAGCATCAAAATGTTTAACCATATCATCGCGCATGGTGAATGCCAGCACGTTCTCTTTATCGTACCCCAAATTTTTATGGCGTATATAGCTTAGCTGATTGCTGATAACTAATGTACCGATGATGAGTATGATAGATATGGCAAATTGCAGCACCACCAACACCCTGCGGAATGCCGCGTTACCTATTCCCACGGTTATTTTACCCTTTAAAGCCTTCAATGGTTCAAAAGATGATAAAAGCAAGGCTGGATATATACTTGATGCGGCTAATGTACCTATCATGGTAAGCCCTATGCTTAGCCAAATATTGTAGCTGCTTAAGCTAAACGTTAATTGCTTGCCCGAAAACTGGTTGTAATAAGGTAATAGCACAAACATTAGCAGCAAAGCAAATATGGCCGCTATGCCAAACAGCAAGGCGGTCTCTACCATAAACTGCATGAACAACTGGAATTTGCCTGCTCCTATAATTTTACGCATGCTTACCTCTTTGGCACGCAGCATAGATCGCGCTGTTGAAAGGTTTACATAGTTAATACATGCGATGATCAATATCATTAAAGCCACTATAGCAAATGTGCGTACGGTAGAGAAACCGCCATCGGTACCATCTGCCTGGTACAGGTGCATTTTTAGCAAGGGTTGTGTTAAGTAGGGCACCGGTGCATCTTCAGGCTTTTGGCGCTCGTGTATGGCTTGTAACTTTTTCTCTAAAACGGTAGTGTTTACCTCTCCTTTAACCAACAAGTAGGTTTGAAACGCGAAGGCGCTCCAGTCTGCATCCATAGATGATACCACATTTTTACCGTCGTAGCTGGTCTTCCTTTTTACATAGGCCAGGTAGTTGAAGCGAGACATGGGCAACAATACATGGTATTTAAAGCTGGAGTTTTCAGGATAATCTGCAATTACTCCGGTTACTTTGCATTGCTCGTTTTGCCCCATCATTACTACTTTACCAATGGGGTCCTCATTGCCAAAATACCTTTTAGCGGTCGATTGGGTAATAACCAAAGAGTTGTTGTCAGGGAAAGGGTTACGTTTATCGCCCTGTATCAGGTTAAAATCAAACACCGTAAAGTACGAAGGATCTGTAAAGGCAAAGTTGTCTTCATAAAACACTTTGTCTTTGTATTTAAAAGGGGCGCTGCCAATATTCATAATGCGCACGCCATCCTTCACTTCAGGTATCTCGGCCTTAGCAAATGTTGCTACCGGAGCAATTATATTATTAAAAATTTGTTTACTGATACCGGTACCGGCAACAATGCCCACCTTGTATATATGTTTGGCGTTTTTGTTGTTACTGTCAAAGCTCAGTTCGTCCTGCACCCAAAGCAGCATAAACAGGCCTACAACAAGGCCCACGGTAAGGCCTGCTACATTAATGGTGGCATAAAACTTATTACCTAATATGTTTCGCCAAGCCGTTTTTAAATAGTTCCTTATCATGATATTTATTTTAATACACCAACTGTAAACTCTAATTCTAAATGCTAAATTCTAAACCCTAAATTCTAAACGCTAACCTCTAAAATCCTAAACCCTAAACGGGTAAGTATTACTCACTATCTCCATTCACTATTCACTGCGCAAACTCTTCACGGGGTTTGTTAAGGCTGCTTTTACAGCCTGGAAACTAACTGTTACGATAGAGAGCAGCGTAGTTAAGAATGCCGCGCTGGCAAACACCCAAATTCGTATATCAACTCTGTAGGTATAACCTTGTAACCATTGGTGCATACCATACCACGCTAATGGCGTAGCCACAATAAAAGATATAGCTACCAGTTTCAGGAAATCTTTTGAAAGCATTGATGTAATGCCAAATACCGATGCCCCTAAAACCTTGCGCACGCCAATTTCTTTAATGCGGTTTTGCGCCATATAAGTGGCCAGGCCAAATAAACCAAGGCACGAAATAAATATAGTTAAGCCGGCAAACAGCGATGCTAACACACCTATACGCTGCTCATCCTGGAATTTTCTACTATATTCTTCATCTACAAATTGGTATTCGTATGGGTATTCGGAATTGAATTTCTTAAACACGGCCTCGGCCAGCTTAAGGTTTTGAGCCGTTGTGTTTTTATCATTGAGCTTATAATGCACCACATTGAACCACGATTTTGGGCCCTGTATGATCATGGACTTAACCGGCTCGTATGGCGATTGCAGTATAAAATCTTTTACAATACCTACTATAGTTAATTTGGTATCGCCACGCCTTACAATTTGGCCAATTGGGTTTTTAAATCCCATTACTTTAAGTGCGGCCTCATTCAATAATATCGAAAGCGAATCGGCAGGGTAATTAACCGGGTCTATATCACGGCCCTGTATTATTTTTAGCCCCATTGTTTTGGTAAAGCTGCCATCGGTGTTAAACACGTTAAAGTCCAGTTTCTCGTTTTGGTTTTTACCTGCCCAGTTGTAATCCCACGAATCGCTCCAGCCTTGGGTAATTGGAGCGCTGGTTTTGGTTACGGCTGTAGCCGCGCCGCTGTTTAATAGTTCGTTGCGTATAAGCGCATAATTCTTGTCGATAGTACCCGACATGGTGGTATATACCAGGTTATTCTTTTTGTAACCGGTATCGCGTTTTTGTGCGTAGTCCAGTTGCTCTCGTACAATTATGGTACTGATAATAAGCACAATGGCGAAGGTGAATTGCGTAACCACCAATATTTTACGCGGCGATATAGCTGCATTAGCCATTTTAAATGTGCCTTTTAAAACCTTTACAGGTGCAAATGCCGACAGGTATAATGCAGGGTAACTGCCCGCCACTAAGCCCGTAAACAGTATAAATGAAACTACTATCAGCCAAAACACCGGATTAATAAATGGCAAAAACAAATGCTTTTGGGTAAGATCATTAAAAGACGGCAAAGCTGCCTGCACAACAAACAAGGCTATCACACCTGCTATTAACGCAATAAGTATAGATTCACCCATAAACTGCGCTATCAGGCTTGTTTTTGATGCGCCTACCACCTTACGTATACCCACCTCTTTCGCCCTTTTCTCGCTGCGTGCGGTGCTCAGGTTCATAAAGTTGATACAGGCTATAAGCAGTATAAATGCAGCTATTATGCTAAACAATCTAACCGTCTCAATCTTTCCGCCAACTATTTTGCCATTCTCGAATTTTGAATATAAGCGCCACTTAGTTATGGGGTGTACAAAAACATCAATATCCTTTATATCCGAGTGCGAGCGGGTAATGTTTTTAACTCGTTTATCAAAAAATTCTTCGTTAACACCTTGTTTTAGTAAAATGTAGGTTTGTAACTGGTTATTGCCCCAATTCTTTTCGTCGTTACCATACAGTTTTTCGGTGTATGAGTAAGGCAAAATATATTCAAAATCAAAGCTTGTGTTGTTAGGCAAGTCTTTCATTACACCTGTAACCGTAAACATATCCACGCTATCCAGCTTCACCGTTTTGCCCATTGCATCCTCATTGCCGAAAAGCTTCTTCGACATTTTTTCGGTAATGACTATGTTCTTCATGTCATTTATTGCTGTCTTAGGGTTCCCTTTAAGTAACGGGAATGAAAACATGGTCAGAAAATCGGGATCGGTAACTATTCCCTGAATATTTAAATGTTTATCGCCTACCGTGAACAAAAAATTAGAACTGTTAACACGCGTAGTTTGTTCAACCTGCGGATAATCCTGTTTAAGGGCTTTCATCATTGGCTTGGGTGTAGTACCCCAGCACCAAAGCTTACCATCAAAAACCGAGCGGTTATACATCTGGTAAAGCCGGTCCTTTTTCTCATGAAACTGATCGTAACTAACCTCGTTTTGCACCCAAAGCAAAATAAGCGCCGCGCTGGCCATACCTACTGCCAAGCCAGCAATGTTTATACTGGTGAAGCCCTTGTTTTTTAACAAGTTGCGCCAAGTTATTTTTATGTAATTCTTAAACATCGTATTAGTTTATATTATTCGTTTTTTAAACTTTTTACCGGGTTGGCTAACGCCGCTTTAATAGCTTGGAAGCTAATGGTTGCAACTGCTATAAACACAGCCGCAAAACCAGCCAAAGCAAACACCCACCATTGTATCTGTATGTGATATTGATAGCCTTTCAGCCAGTTTTTCATCAGCACAAACGCCGTTGGGAACGCAATAACGCATGATATAAGCACCAGCTTTAAAAAGTCTTTAGATAACAAACTTGCCAGGCCCGATACACTGGCACCTAACACTTTGCGTATGCCAATTTCTTTAATGCGGCGTTCGGCAGTATAAGCTGCCAGGCCAAACAAACCCAGGCACGATATAATAATGGCTAATGCTGCAAACACCCTTGATAGTTTGCTTACCAGCATTTCACTTGAGAACATTTGACTAAACTGGTCGTCAACAAAACGATAATCAAAAGGATATGCAGGGTTATCTTTCTTTAAAACATTTTGTATGGCAGCCAATGAAGCCTCTACCCCTTTTTGTTGTTTAAAGCGCACATACATCAAAGTAGTATGCTGTGGCGCCGAACTAAAAAACATAACAGGATCAGACTTGCCGTACATGTTGCCGTATACATAATCATTAACCACCCCAACAACAACTGCCGATGTGGTATCCCCTTCGCCATGTACACGCTTACCTATAGCGCTGCCTTTGCCCATCAGGTCCTGCATGCTTTTGGTAATAAGCATAGCAATGGGTTTTGAACTGGTATCAGCAACGGTAAGGTTACGGCCATCTATTAGTTTAAGGCCCGATGTTTCTAAAAATTCAGGCGTAACATATCGTTGTGATATCAGCACCTGCGAACCCTGAGGTTTGCCGTCCCAGGTAAGGCCTGATGTATTATTACCGCCATAAATTATCGCATGGTCTGATAAGGCCATACTCTCAACATAGCCGGTGTTTAACATTTCCTGTTTAATAGCGCTATAGTTTTTGGCCATGTCGCCTTGCAAATTCATTTCAACTAAATTGTTTTTATTAAAACCCAACTGCCTGCTTTTTACATGCTGTATTTGCTGGTAAACAATTACGGTACTGATAATAAGCACTACCGATGCGGTAAATTGCATTACCACTAAACCTTTACGGATAAGCGATGCACCGCTGTCTTTTAATTTAATGCCCTTAAGTACCGATACCGGGTTAAATGAAGAAAGATATAATGATGGATAACTACCTGCTACTAAACCGCAAAGCGTAGTAATAAGTAGTAAACCTAATATGTGGTATACATTATCGTAACCAGGCGTAAGCTGTTTTTGAACAAGGGTATTAAATGCCGGCAATACTAATGCAAGAATAATTACTGCAAAAAACATGGCAATAAAAGCCATAAATAAAGCTTCGCCAATAAACTGCATGGCCAACGATTTTTTGCCTGCACCCAATACTTTGCGTACACCAACTTCTCGGGCGCGTTTTTCGCTACGGGCTGTGGCCAAATTCATAAAATTTATACAGGCGATAAAAAGTATTATCCAGGCTATAACTGTAAATAGGTGCACATACTCTATTTGCCCGCCACCTGTTTTTAGGCCGTCCTTAAAGCTATCATACAGGTGCCAGTCGTTCATGGCAAATAAAAACACATGGCCCAAAGCTGAAGGCTCGCGTTTTTGAATTACATTGTATAATTGTTTATTAACTGATTCGGGGCTAACACCCGGCTTAAGTTCGATGTAGGTGCTTAACGATTGGTTACCCCAACTTTTTAGCCAGGGGCTTTTATCAAAATATATCTGGAAAGGCATCAACCATTCAAACTGGATACTTGAGTTGGATGGCAGATCTTTTAGTACACCGCTAACCGTATACTCTTCCTTGTTATCTACCTTAATATTTTTACCGATGATATTTTTGTTGTTGCCAAAGAACTTTTTGGCGGCTTTTTCGGTGATAACTACCGAGCGT
This portion of the Inquilinus sp. KBS0705 genome encodes:
- a CDS encoding FtsX-like permease family protein, whose translation is MIRNYLKTAWRNILGNKFYATINVAGLTVGLVVGLFMLLWVQDELSFDSNNKNAKHIYKVGIVAGTGISKQIFNNIIAPVATFAKAEIPEVKDGVRIMNIGSAPFKYKDKVFYEDNFAFTDPSYFTVFDFNLIQGDKRNPFPDNNSLVITQSTAKRYFGNEDPIGKVVMMGQNEQCKVTGVIADYPENSSFKYHVLLPMSRFNYLAYVKRKTSYDGKNVVSSMDADWSAFAFQTYLLVKGEVNTTVLEKKLQAIHERQKPEDAPVPYLTQPLLKMHLYQADGTDGGFSTVRTFAIVALMILIIACINYVNLSTARSMLRAKEVSMRKIIGAGKFQLFMQFMVETALLFGIAAIFALLLMFVLLPYYNQFSGKQLTFSLSSYNIWLSIGLTMIGTLAASSIYPALLLSSFEPLKALKGKITVGIGNAAFRRVLVVLQFAISIILIIGTLVISNQLSYIRHKNLGYDKENVLAFTMRDDMVKHFDAAKAELVKSPAITAVTRISRDIITGGSSTGDNDWDGKPANSNMWFNQVYGDKDMLGFFKMKLVSGANFTGAVADSAHFIINETAVHEMGLKDPIGKRLRVQTINGTIIGVVKDFHFTTIHKKIEPIVFQYNPDRCWKLYIKTTGQGAQQAIAAAQTVWKQYNNDVPFTYTFLDESYNKLYTDDQRQGTLFNMFSAIAIIISCLGLFGLATYSAQVKTREIGIRKVLGASVAKIIGLLATEFMILIVLAIIIAVPVAWYAMSGWLQDYAYKINIGWMVFLIAGGGATFIALATISIQSVKAALANPVKSLRSE
- a CDS encoding FtsX-like permease family protein; its protein translation is MFKNYIKITWRNLLKNKGFTSINIAGLAVGMASAALILLWVQNEVSYDQFHEKKDRLYQMYNRSVFDGKLWCWGTTPKPMMKALKQDYPQVEQTTRVNSSNFLFTVGDKHLNIQGIVTDPDFLTMFSFPLLKGNPKTAINDMKNIVITEKMSKKLFGNEDAMGKTVKLDSVDMFTVTGVMKDLPNNTSFDFEYILPYSYTEKLYGNDEKNWGNNQLQTYILLKQGVNEEFFDKRVKNITRSHSDIKDIDVFVHPITKWRLYSKFENGKIVGGKIETVRLFSIIAAFILLIACINFMNLSTARSEKRAKEVGIRKVVGASKTSLIAQFMGESILIALIAGVIALFVVQAALPSFNDLTQKHLFLPFINPVFWLIVVSFILFTGLVAGSYPALYLSAFAPVKVLKGTFKMANAAISPRKILVVTQFTFAIVLIISTIIVREQLDYAQKRDTGYKKNNLVYTTMSGTIDKNYALIRNELLNSGAATAVTKTSAPITQGWSDSWDYNWAGKNQNEKLDFNVFNTDGSFTKTMGLKIIQGRDIDPVNYPADSLSILLNEAALKVMGFKNPIGQIVRRGDTKLTIVGIVKDFILQSPYEPVKSMIIQGPKSWFNVVHYKLNDKNTTAQNLKLAEAVFKKFNSEYPYEYQFVDEEYSRKFQDEQRIGVLASLFAGLTIFISCLGLFGLATYMAQNRIKEIGVRKVLGASVFGITSMLSKDFLKLVAISFIVATPLAWYGMHQWLQGYTYRVDIRIWVFASAAFLTTLLSIVTVSFQAVKAALTNPVKSLRSE
- a CDS encoding FtsX-like permease family protein — protein: MVIYKYYGLSTMVYGQTIKGMFKNYLKIALRNLQKQKLYSAINITGLAVGLAVCIMIMLYVTHEMTYDRFHANAKRMYKLQASIKMGGKTMNMDYMSLAAGPLVKEAQPAVQDYMRTLSYFKPVSVNNPLSPNAKFIEKNLLFADPGFFNFFSFKLLSGDRQTALASPFSVVISQDMAKKYFGDSDPIGKTITLRTDSAYNYQVTGVAENNPSNSSIEYSFIASVSSLMATKEAKLYTGQQELGPGSFSLYLLTKNNADTARLVHGLQAMVSKKEKAEHGYETHFKLSSITDLHLHNNFGDSSNIKYLKIFPLVAVLILLLALVNYMSLTTARATLRAKEVGVRKVSGASRKSIAAQFYVESGLYSCLAFVLGYLLCYMFKPWFLNLLDLKIDNSFLYSPLVLTLLFALLLLTALIAGIYPSVILSSFKLVITLKGKMSRQTGGTAVRRVFTTLQFAIAVGLIICGIVIDRQLYYMRHVDTGMNRENVVMIPIGKSFGNNYTAFNKDVNALAGVTDVATSHYAMFGGYDMYFMEGKTKDQSIALSALSVDRHYLTTLGLKWKYAPLPNADIAGESKVVLNEQAVKKFELTGNPVGQYLKNGDQRILVTGVVKDFNFSALNSPIEPLGLFVAADTLNAWSRVGANLFARIKPHTNLPSLISNIQSLYKKYDNDTPFSYTFMDDAFNKQYKAEDRLASIFSTFTYITILLATLGLFGLAAFTIEQRTKEIGIRKVLGASLSAITTLVSKDFLRLVVLSVVIASPVAWWAMHNWLQNFAYRITISWWVFAAAAFIALLTTVLTVSYHAIKAAIANPINSLRNE
- a CDS encoding FtsX-like permease family protein, with the translated sequence MFKNFINITFRSLTKNKAYSFLNIFGLAIGIACASLIFLWVEDEVNFDSHNVKKDRIYLARENQKYDTYVFTESSTPGVMGPAIQAEIPGIANTCRTNEGTESLMFSYADKPVLAEGKYVEKSFFNIFTLPFVQGNAATAFTQLRSVVITEKAAKKFFGNNKNIIGKNIKVDNKEEYTVSGVLKDLPSNSSIQFEWLMPFQIYFDKSPWLKSWGNQSLSTYIELKPGVSPESVNKQLYNVIQKREPSALGHVFLFAMNDWHLYDSFKDGLKTGGGQIEYVHLFTVIAWIILFIACINFMNLATARSEKRAREVGVRKVLGAGKKSLAMQFIGEALFMAFIAMFFAVIILALVLPAFNTLVQKQLTPGYDNVYHILGLLLITTLCGLVAGSYPSLYLSSFNPVSVLKGIKLKDSGASLIRKGLVVMQFTASVVLIISTVIVYQQIQHVKSRQLGFNKNNLVEMNLQGDMAKNYSAIKQEMLNTGYVESMALSDHAIIYGGNNTSGLTWDGKPQGSQVLISQRYVTPEFLETSGLKLIDGRNLTVADTSSKPIAMLITKSMQDLMGKGSAIGKRVHGEGDTTSAVVVGVVNDYVYGNMYGKSDPVMFFSSAPQHTTLMYVRFKQQKGVEASLAAIQNVLKKDNPAYPFDYRFVDDQFSQMFSSEMLVSKLSRVFAALAIIISCLGLFGLAAYTAERRIKEIGIRKVLGASVSGLASLLSKDFLKLVLISCVIAFPTAFVLMKNWLKGYQYHIQIQWWVFALAGFAAVFIAVATISFQAIKAALANPVKSLKNE